A portion of the Streptomyces erythrochromogenes genome contains these proteins:
- a CDS encoding HAMP domain-containing protein codes for MESGAVVRRTGTRPKGGRSRRGGTTEVDTAALNRLLTALVSMRDGNFRKRLTVSGEGVMAEIAAVYNEVADRNLHLTGELSRVRRMVGREGKLSERLETGACEGSWAAAIDASNQLVDDLARPVSEVGRVLSAVAEGDLDQRMDLRTQAADGAGHPLRGEFLKVGRTVNNLVDQLSAFTDEVTRVALEVGTEGKLGGQAQVRGMSGSWKDLTDSVNTMAYRLTAQVRDIALVTTAVAKGDLSRKVTVHVAGEMLQLKNTVNTMVDQLSSFSSEVTRVAREVGTEGELGGQAKVPGVAGVWKDLTDSVNTMAGNLTAQVRGIAQVTTAVANGDLSQKVRVSARGEVAQLAETINQMTETLRTFADEVTRVASEVGAKGLLGGQAQVPGAAGTWKDLTDSVNTVFRNLTTQVRDIAQVTTAVANGDLSQKVTVDVAGEMLELKNTVNTMVDQLQSFGAEVTRVAREVGVEGELGGQAQVPGAAGTWKDLTDSVNTAFRNLTGQVRNIAQVTTAVANGDLSQKVTVDVSGEMLQLKNTVNTMVDQLSSFADQVTRMARDVGTEGRLGGQARVEGVSGTWKELTDSVNFMAGNLTSQVRQIAQVTTAVARGDLSQKIDVDARGEILELKNTINTMVDQLSAFAEQVTRVARDVGTEGRLGGQAQVPGVAGVWRDLTDSVNGMAGNLTSQVRNIAQVATAVARGDLSQKIDVDARGEILELKNTLNTMVDQLSNFAEQVTRVAREVGTEGILGGQAEVKGVSGTWKDLTQSVNFMANNLTSQVRNIAEVTTAVAMGDLSKKITVDAKGEILELVTTVNTMVDQLSSFAEQVTRVAREVGTEGILGGQARVRGVTGIWKDLSDNVNTMAGNLTAQVRGIAQVSAAVANGDLTKKVTVEARGEVAQLADTVNTMVKTLSSFADEVTRVAREVGTEGRLGGQAHVPGVSGTWKDLTDSVNFMASNLTGQVRQIAMVTTAIAKGDMTKKIDIDARGEILELKTTINTMVDQLSSFADQVTRVAREVGTEGILGGQARVRDVDGTWRDLTESVNEMAGNLTRQVRAIAAVATAVTRGDLSLKVDVDAAGEIQVLQDNINTMIVNLRDTTLANKEQDWLKGNLARISALMQGRRDLDDVASLIMSELTPVVSAQHGAFFLAVPAGGTTEIGTEGGADGSYELRMRGSYAYAGGQMPISFRPGEGLIGAVAEEKRTILVENTPPGYLKISSGLGEAPPAHVIVLPVLFEGKVLGVIELASFTPFTQIQKDFLSQIAEMIGTSVNTISVNSKTEMLLKQSQEMTEQLRERSDELENRQKALQAANAELEEKAELLAQQNRDIEVKNTEIEEARQVLEERAEQLAVSMRYKSEFLANMSHELRTPLNSLLILAKLLADNADENLSPKQVEFAETIHGAGSDLLQLINDILDLSKVEAGKMDVSPTRIALVQLVDYVEATFRPLTAEKGLDFSVRVSPELPATLHTDEQRLLQVLRNLLSNAVKFTDTGAVELVIRPAGADVPTAIREQLLEAGSLREADADLIAFSVTDTGIGIAASKMLVIFEAFKQADGTTSRKYGGTGLGLSISREIARLLGGEIHAASEPGRGSTFTLYLPLHPSELPPQGYAPPTPGGARGELYRRSLDGARPGLPVLPAGPTAAPAAAQPQQPVRSAPSAAGAGQGGGAALFRRRRKALSDLEPRTAVPGQPSAAGAEDAWDTAEEELPTVARTYDFRGERVLIVDDDVRNVFALTSVLEQHGLAVLYAENGREGIEVLEQHDDVKVVLMDIMMPEMDGYATTSAIRRMPQFAGLPIIALTAKAMKGDREKAIDSGASDYVTKPVDPDYLLSVMEQWMRGK; via the coding sequence GTGGAGTCTGGCGCAGTGGTGCGGCGTACGGGGACGCGGCCGAAGGGCGGGCGGTCCCGGCGCGGCGGCACGACAGAGGTGGATACCGCCGCTCTGAACCGGCTGCTCACGGCCCTGGTGTCGATGCGGGACGGTAACTTCCGCAAGCGGTTGACGGTGTCCGGCGAAGGCGTGATGGCGGAGATCGCCGCCGTCTACAACGAGGTCGCCGACCGCAATCTCCACCTGACCGGGGAGCTGTCCCGGGTGAGGCGGATGGTGGGCCGTGAGGGGAAGCTGAGCGAACGGCTGGAAACGGGTGCCTGCGAGGGCTCCTGGGCGGCCGCGATCGACGCCTCGAACCAGCTGGTCGACGATCTGGCCCGGCCGGTGTCCGAGGTGGGACGGGTGCTGTCGGCGGTGGCCGAGGGCGACCTGGACCAGCGCATGGACCTGCGGACGCAGGCGGCCGACGGGGCCGGGCATCCGCTGCGCGGCGAGTTCCTGAAGGTCGGCCGTACCGTGAACAACCTGGTCGACCAGCTGTCCGCGTTCACCGACGAGGTGACGCGCGTGGCGCTGGAGGTGGGTACCGAGGGCAAGCTCGGCGGCCAGGCCCAGGTGCGCGGAATGTCCGGATCCTGGAAGGACTTGACCGACTCCGTCAACACCATGGCGTACCGGCTCACCGCGCAGGTGCGTGACATCGCTCTCGTGACGACGGCGGTCGCGAAGGGCGACCTGTCGCGCAAGGTCACCGTGCACGTGGCCGGCGAGATGCTCCAGCTGAAGAACACCGTGAACACGATGGTGGACCAGCTGTCGTCCTTCTCCTCCGAGGTGACGAGGGTCGCACGCGAGGTGGGTACGGAGGGCGAGCTGGGCGGCCAGGCCAAGGTGCCCGGCGTCGCCGGCGTGTGGAAGGACCTGACCGACTCCGTCAACACGATGGCCGGGAACCTGACGGCCCAGGTGCGCGGGATCGCGCAGGTGACGACGGCGGTCGCCAACGGCGACCTGTCGCAGAAGGTGCGGGTCAGCGCGCGCGGCGAGGTCGCGCAGCTGGCCGAAACGATCAACCAGATGACGGAGACGCTGCGGACCTTCGCGGACGAGGTCACGCGCGTGGCCAGCGAGGTCGGCGCCAAGGGCCTGCTCGGCGGTCAGGCGCAGGTGCCCGGGGCGGCGGGGACGTGGAAGGACCTCACCGACTCGGTGAACACGGTCTTCCGCAACCTCACCACCCAGGTGCGGGACATCGCGCAGGTGACCACGGCGGTGGCCAACGGCGACCTGTCGCAGAAGGTCACGGTGGACGTCGCCGGCGAGATGCTGGAACTGAAGAACACCGTCAACACGATGGTCGACCAACTCCAGTCCTTCGGTGCGGAAGTGACGCGAGTGGCCCGCGAGGTCGGCGTCGAGGGAGAGCTGGGCGGTCAGGCGCAGGTGCCGGGGGCCGCCGGTACCTGGAAGGACCTCACCGACTCGGTGAACACCGCCTTCCGCAACCTCACCGGGCAGGTCCGCAACATCGCCCAGGTGACCACGGCGGTGGCCAACGGCGACCTGTCGCAGAAGGTCACGGTGGACGTCTCCGGCGAGATGCTCCAGCTGAAGAACACCGTGAACACGATGGTCGACCAGCTGTCGTCCTTCGCGGACCAGGTCACGCGGATGGCGCGGGACGTGGGTACGGAGGGCCGCCTCGGCGGCCAGGCCAGGGTCGAGGGGGTCTCGGGCACCTGGAAGGAGCTCACCGACTCCGTCAACTTCATGGCCGGGAACCTGACCTCGCAGGTGCGCCAGATCGCGCAGGTGACCACGGCGGTGGCGCGCGGCGACCTGTCGCAGAAGATCGACGTGGACGCCCGGGGCGAGATCCTGGAGCTGAAGAACACCATCAACACGATGGTCGACCAGCTCTCCGCCTTCGCGGAGCAGGTGACCCGGGTGGCCCGGGACGTCGGTACGGAGGGCCGCCTCGGCGGCCAGGCGCAGGTGCCCGGCGTGGCCGGTGTCTGGCGCGACCTGACGGACTCGGTGAACGGCATGGCCGGGAACCTGACCTCGCAGGTGCGCAACATCGCCCAGGTCGCCACGGCGGTGGCGCGCGGCGACCTGTCGCAGAAGATCGACGTGGACGCCCGGGGCGAGATCCTGGAGCTGAAGAACACCCTCAACACGATGGTCGACCAGCTCTCGAACTTCGCCGAGCAGGTGACCCGGGTGGCCCGGGAGGTGGGTACCGAGGGCATCCTCGGCGGTCAGGCCGAGGTCAAGGGTGTCTCCGGCACCTGGAAGGACCTCACCCAGTCCGTCAACTTCATGGCGAACAACCTGACCTCGCAGGTGCGCAACATCGCCGAGGTCACGACGGCGGTCGCCATGGGCGACCTCTCCAAGAAGATCACCGTCGACGCCAAGGGCGAGATCCTCGAACTCGTCACGACCGTCAACACGATGGTGGACCAGCTGTCCTCCTTCGCGGAGCAGGTGACGCGGGTGGCCCGCGAGGTGGGTACCGAGGGCATCCTCGGCGGCCAGGCCCGGGTCCGCGGGGTCACCGGCATCTGGAAGGACCTCAGCGACAACGTCAACACGATGGCCGGGAACCTGACGGCCCAGGTGCGCGGGATCGCGCAGGTCTCGGCGGCCGTCGCCAACGGCGACCTGACGAAGAAGGTCACGGTCGAGGCGCGCGGCGAGGTCGCGCAGCTCGCCGACACCGTCAACACGATGGTGAAGACCCTGTCGTCCTTCGCCGACGAGGTGACGCGGGTGGCCCGCGAGGTGGGCACGGAGGGCCGTCTCGGCGGGCAGGCGCACGTGCCGGGGGTCTCGGGGACGTGGAAGGACCTCACCGACTCGGTGAACTTCATGGCCTCCAACCTCACCGGCCAGGTGCGGCAGATCGCCATGGTCACGACCGCCATCGCCAAGGGCGACATGACCAAGAAGATCGACATCGATGCCCGGGGCGAGATCCTGGAGCTCAAGACGACCATCAACACGATGGTCGACCAGCTGTCCTCCTTCGCCGACCAGGTGACGCGGGTGGCCCGCGAGGTGGGCACCGAGGGCATCCTGGGCGGCCAGGCCCGGGTCCGGGACGTCGACGGCACCTGGCGGGACCTGACCGAGTCCGTGAACGAGATGGCCGGCAACCTCACCCGGCAGGTGCGCGCGATCGCGGCCGTGGCGACCGCGGTGACCCGCGGCGACCTCAGCCTGAAGGTCGACGTGGACGCGGCGGGCGAGATCCAGGTCCTCCAGGACAACATCAACACGATGATCGTCAACCTGCGCGACACCACCTTGGCCAACAAGGAGCAGGACTGGCTCAAGGGCAACCTGGCCCGGATCTCCGCCCTGATGCAGGGCCGCCGCGACCTCGACGACGTCGCCTCGCTGATCATGAGCGAGCTGACGCCGGTGGTCTCCGCGCAGCACGGCGCCTTCTTCCTGGCGGTGCCGGCCGGCGGCACCACCGAGATCGGGACGGAAGGGGGCGCGGACGGCTCGTACGAGCTGCGGATGCGCGGGAGCTACGCGTACGCGGGCGGGCAGATGCCCATCTCCTTCCGGCCGGGGGAGGGGCTGATCGGGGCGGTCGCCGAGGAGAAGCGGACGATCCTCGTCGAGAACACCCCGCCCGGCTACCTGAAGATCTCCTCGGGCCTGGGCGAGGCCCCGCCGGCGCACGTGATCGTGCTGCCGGTGCTCTTCGAGGGCAAGGTGCTCGGCGTCATCGAGCTGGCCTCCTTCACGCCCTTCACGCAGATCCAGAAGGACTTCCTCAGCCAGATCGCCGAGATGATCGGTACGAGCGTCAACACCATCAGCGTCAACTCCAAGACGGAGATGCTGCTGAAGCAGTCGCAGGAGATGACCGAGCAGCTGCGGGAGCGTTCCGACGAGCTGGAGAACCGGCAGAAGGCCCTCCAGGCCGCCAATGCGGAGCTGGAGGAGAAGGCCGAACTGCTGGCCCAGCAGAACCGGGACATCGAGGTGAAGAACACCGAGATCGAGGAGGCCCGGCAGGTCCTGGAGGAGCGCGCCGAGCAGCTCGCGGTCTCGATGCGCTACAAGTCCGAGTTCCTGGCGAACATGTCGCACGAGCTGCGCACCCCGCTCAACTCGCTGCTGATCCTGGCCAAGCTGCTCGCCGACAACGCGGACGAGAACCTGTCGCCGAAGCAGGTGGAGTTCGCCGAGACCATCCACGGGGCGGGTTCGGACCTGCTCCAGCTGATCAACGACATCCTCGACCTGTCGAAGGTCGAGGCCGGGAAGATGGACGTCTCGCCGACCCGGATCGCGCTGGTGCAGCTCGTGGACTACGTGGAGGCGACCTTCCGGCCGCTGACGGCGGAGAAGGGCCTGGACTTCTCGGTGCGGGTCTCCCCGGAGCTGCCGGCCACTCTGCACACCGACGAGCAGCGGCTGCTGCAGGTGCTGCGCAACCTGCTGTCGAACGCGGTGAAGTTCACCGACACCGGCGCGGTGGAGCTGGTGATCCGGCCCGCCGGCGCCGATGTGCCCACCGCGATCCGCGAGCAGCTGCTGGAGGCCGGTTCGCTGCGGGAGGCGGACGCGGACCTGATCGCCTTCTCGGTCACCGACACCGGCATCGGGATCGCGGCGAGCAAGATGCTGGTGATCTTCGAGGCCTTCAAGCAGGCGGACGGGACCACGAGCCGCAAGTACGGCGGCACCGGGCTGGGCCTGTCCATCAGCCGGGAGATCGCCCGGCTGCTGGGCGGGGAGATCCACGCGGCGAGCGAGCCGGGCCGCGGCTCCACCTTCACGCTGTACCTGCCGCTGCACCCGAGCGAGCTGCCGCCGCAGGGGTACGCGCCGCCCACGCCGGGAGGCGCCCGCGGCGAGCTGTACCGCCGGTCCCTCGACGGGGCGCGGCCCGGGCTGCCGGTGCTGCCGGCCGGGCCGACGGCCGCACCGGCGGCGGCGCAGCCCCAGCAGCCCGTGCGGTCCGCGCCGTCGGCCGCCGGAGCGGGACAGGGCGGCGGGGCCGCGCTGTTCCGCCGGCGCCGCAAGGCGCTGAGCGACCTGGAGCCGCGTACGGCGGTGCCGGGGCAGCCGAGCGCGGCGGGGGCGGAGGACGCCTGGGACACCGCGGAGGAGGAGCTTCCGACGGTGGCGCGGACGTACGACTTCCGCGGCGAGCGGGTGCTCATCGTGGATGACGACGTCCGCAACGTCTTCGCGCTCACCAGCGTGCTGGAACAGCACGGGCTGGCGGTGCTGTACGCGGAGAACGGGCGCGAGGGCATCGAGGTCCTGGAGCAGCACGACGACGTGAAGGTCGTGCTGATGGACATCATGATGCCCGAGATGGACGGGTACGCCACGACCTCGGCGATCCGGCGGATGCCGCAGTTCGCCGGCCTGCCGATCATCGCGCTGACGGCCAAGGCGATGAAGGGGGACCGGGAGAAGGCGATCGACTCCGGCGCTTCCGACTATGTGACCAAGCCGGTCGACC
- a CDS encoding SpoIIE family protein phosphatase has product MPSAKVSNLATDVQPRRRRFVITARAAASFDPLGRSVAAARAFVRDTLQGWGFADIVDDAVVLTSELVTNAVVHAGTRAEVLCLRTEDGVRVEVADRYPERELPLRHPGERPYADPDRENGRGLMLCAALATRWGVEYTATHKHVWFRLDLPDRPVGTRSAGPVVPDRMLPLADSRVRVAVLQVDSADAVSAWNEDAEHIFGHPAEKAVGRPLAELAAWPQTPGTGTGIAEALRLSRWEGSYGVRGADGRVIPVYASHLRVRDAHGEPSTVCLLVHDDERALLQSPVRVPSTDGGHFAEPRAADPFEVFIGSPAPDDLDGLLQRTVERARDLLDADAAFLLLATDDETELEVRATTGLPSTRQRFARVPVEAGTNRYGSARMPAVHDDLVAVPGAVPLLDATGMRSAVTVPLKVEGRLTGSLGVAAESPGRYSNEEALHLQFAADRIALAVESARLGELERLRRGSLSFLVEASDLLAGTLDRDQTLALMAQMTVPTLATWCAVYTIADQSSDPYLSYVLHEDEDRIDGLKALLSRVSPPEPVREAGARPWPEATVAVGGETVVLPLLARNRVIGMLTLGKPREEHFRQEILELAEDLSRRAALALDNARLYSERTAISRSLQRSLLPPGSPAIPGMEVEVIYRAAGEGNEVGGDFYDVFPIRDGAYGFAIGDVCGTGPEAAAVTGLARHALRLLAREGLGGPAVLERLNAAILDEGARSRFLTLLYGELHPQPDGGALMKVVCAGHPLPLRLRPNGQVDAAAEPQPLLGVIEDLELYEQTLTLDPGDVLLCVTDGVTERREGSRMLGDDGLTEVLTTCTGLTAGAVASRVLRAVERFAAEPASDDMAILAFRVPHPRAGD; this is encoded by the coding sequence ATGCCGTCCGCGAAGGTAAGTAACCTGGCAACCGATGTCCAACCGCGTCGAAGGAGATTCGTGATCACGGCACGGGCGGCTGCCAGCTTCGATCCCCTCGGGCGCTCGGTCGCCGCCGCTCGCGCGTTCGTCCGCGACACCCTGCAGGGCTGGGGCTTCGCGGACATCGTCGACGACGCGGTGGTCCTCACCAGCGAGCTCGTCACCAATGCCGTGGTCCACGCCGGAACCAGGGCGGAGGTCCTGTGCCTGCGCACCGAGGACGGCGTCCGGGTCGAGGTGGCCGACCGCTATCCGGAGCGCGAACTGCCGCTGCGGCACCCCGGCGAGCGCCCGTACGCCGACCCCGACCGCGAGAACGGCCGCGGCCTGATGCTCTGCGCGGCCCTGGCCACCCGCTGGGGCGTCGAGTACACCGCCACACACAAACACGTCTGGTTCCGCCTCGATCTGCCAGACCGGCCGGTCGGTACCCGCTCCGCGGGCCCCGTCGTCCCCGACCGGATGCTCCCCCTCGCCGACAGCCGGGTCCGCGTCGCCGTCCTCCAGGTCGACTCGGCCGACGCCGTCTCCGCCTGGAACGAGGACGCCGAGCACATCTTCGGCCACCCCGCCGAGAAGGCGGTGGGCCGCCCGCTCGCCGAGCTCGCCGCCTGGCCGCAGACCCCGGGCACCGGAACCGGCATCGCCGAGGCCCTGCGCCTGTCCCGCTGGGAGGGCAGCTACGGCGTCCGCGGAGCCGACGGCCGAGTCATCCCCGTCTACGCCTCGCACCTGCGGGTCCGCGACGCCCACGGCGAACCGTCCACCGTCTGCCTCCTCGTCCACGACGACGAGCGCGCCCTCCTCCAGAGCCCCGTACGGGTGCCCTCCACCGACGGCGGCCACTTCGCCGAGCCCCGCGCCGCCGACCCGTTCGAGGTCTTCATCGGCTCGCCCGCCCCCGACGACCTCGACGGCCTGCTCCAGCGCACCGTCGAGCGGGCCCGCGACCTCCTGGACGCCGACGCCGCCTTCCTGCTGCTCGCCACCGACGACGAGACCGAGCTGGAGGTCCGCGCCACCACCGGCCTGCCCTCCACCCGCCAGCGCTTCGCCCGCGTCCCCGTCGAGGCCGGCACCAACCGCTACGGCTCCGCCCGCATGCCCGCCGTCCACGACGACCTCGTCGCCGTCCCCGGGGCCGTTCCGCTCCTGGACGCCACCGGCATGCGCTCCGCCGTCACCGTCCCCCTCAAGGTCGAGGGCCGGCTCACCGGCTCCCTGGGCGTCGCCGCCGAGAGCCCCGGCCGCTACTCGAACGAGGAGGCGCTCCACCTCCAGTTCGCCGCCGACCGCATCGCCCTGGCGGTGGAGTCCGCCCGCCTCGGCGAACTGGAGCGGCTGCGCCGCGGCTCTCTGTCCTTCCTCGTCGAGGCCTCCGACCTGCTGGCGGGCACCCTGGACCGGGACCAGACCCTGGCCCTCATGGCCCAGATGACCGTCCCGACCCTCGCCACCTGGTGCGCCGTCTACACCATCGCCGACCAGTCCTCGGACCCGTACCTCAGTTACGTCCTCCACGAGGACGAGGACCGCATCGACGGCCTGAAGGCCCTGCTGTCGCGGGTCAGCCCGCCCGAACCGGTCCGCGAGGCCGGCGCCCGCCCGTGGCCCGAAGCCACCGTGGCGGTCGGCGGCGAGACGGTGGTCCTGCCCCTCCTCGCCCGCAACCGCGTCATCGGGATGCTCACCCTGGGCAAGCCCCGGGAGGAACACTTCCGCCAGGAGATCCTCGAACTCGCCGAGGACCTCTCCCGCCGGGCCGCCCTCGCGCTGGACAACGCCCGCCTGTACTCCGAGCGCACCGCGATCAGCCGCTCCTTGCAGCGCAGCCTGCTGCCGCCCGGCTCCCCCGCCATCCCCGGCATGGAGGTCGAGGTCATCTACCGCGCGGCCGGCGAGGGCAACGAGGTGGGCGGCGACTTCTACGACGTCTTCCCGATCCGCGACGGCGCGTACGGCTTCGCCATCGGCGACGTCTGCGGCACCGGCCCGGAGGCGGCCGCCGTGACGGGCCTGGCCCGGCACGCGCTGCGCCTGCTGGCCCGTGAGGGCCTCGGCGGCCCGGCCGTCCTCGAACGCCTCAACGCGGCCATCCTCGACGAGGGGGCGCGCAGCCGCTTCCTCACGCTCCTCTACGGCGAGCTCCACCCGCAGCCGGACGGCGGCGCCCTGATGAAGGTCGTCTGCGCGGGCCACCCGCTCCCGCTGCGCCTGCGCCCGAACGGCCAGGTCGACGCGGCCGCGGAACCTCAGCCGCTGCTGGGTGTGATCGAGGACCTGGAACTGTACGAGCAGACCCTCACCCTCGACCCGGGCGACGTCCTGCTGTGCGTCACGGACGGCGTGACCGAGCGGCGCGAGGGCAGCCGGATGCTGGGCGACGACGGCCTCACGGAGGTCCTCACGACCTGCACGGGCCTGACCGCCGGCGCGGTCGCCTCACGTGTCCTGCGTGCGGTGGAGCGGTTCGCGGCGGAGCCCGCCTCGGACGACATGGCGATCCTGGCGTTCCGGGTACCCCACCCGCGGGCGGGCGATTAA
- a CDS encoding DinB family protein: MPTPRTRPDYTADERTQLLGWLDMHRSIIHWKCEGLSDEDAHRPVLPSSPLMTAAGLVSHMRWVEHCWFEVMLLDRPSDTNPQFGDVKDADMQAEGIPLGRLLEEYDRQCAVSNEILASLSLDDTGRNTEFKAGAASVRWVLLHMIEETARHAGHLDAIRELLDGAKGYY, from the coding sequence ATGCCGACTCCCCGCACTCGCCCTGACTACACCGCCGACGAACGCACTCAGCTCCTGGGCTGGCTCGACATGCACCGCTCGATCATCCATTGGAAGTGCGAGGGCCTCTCCGACGAGGACGCCCACCGGCCGGTTCTGCCGTCCTCCCCGCTGATGACGGCCGCGGGTCTCGTCTCCCACATGCGCTGGGTCGAGCACTGCTGGTTCGAGGTGATGCTGCTGGACCGGCCCTCCGACACCAACCCCCAGTTCGGGGACGTGAAGGACGCGGACATGCAGGCCGAGGGGATACCCCTCGGGCGGCTCCTGGAGGAGTACGACCGCCAGTGCGCGGTGTCGAACGAGATCCTGGCCTCGCTCTCCCTGGACGACACGGGCCGGAACACGGAGTTCAAGGCCGGCGCCGCTTCGGTGCGCTGGGTCCTGCTCCACATGATCGAGGAGACCGCCCGCCACGCCGGCCACCTGGACGCGATCCGTGAACTGCTGGACGGTGCGAAGGGCTACTACTGA
- a CDS encoding ribonuclease J, whose protein sequence is MSHPHPELGPPPKLPKGGLRVTPLGGLGEIGRNMTVFEYDGRLLIVDCGVLFPEEEQPGIDLILPDFSSIRDRLDDIEGIVLTHGHEDHIGAVPYLLREKPDIPLIGSKLTLALIEAKLQEHRIRPYTLEVKEGEREGLGPFDCEFIAVNHSIPDALAVAIRTGAGLVVATGDFKMDQLPLDKRLTDLHAFARLSEEGIDLLLSDSTNAEVPGFVPPEREISTVLRNVFANAHHRIIVASFASHVHRIQQILDAAHEYGRRVAFVGRSMVRNMGIARDLGYLRVPAGLVVDVKTLDDLPAEEVVLVCTGSQGEPMAALSRMANRDHQIRIVPGDTVILASSLIPGNENAVYRVINGLTRWGANVVHKGNAKVHVSGHASAGELLYFYNICKPRNLMPVHGEWRHLRANAELGAMTGVPKDRIVIAEDGVVVDLIDGKARISGKVQAGYVYVDGLSVGDVTESSLKDRRILGDEGIISVYVVVDSTTGKVVSGPNIQARGSGIDDGAFGPVVAKIEEAIARAAADGVAEPHQIQQLIRRTMGKWVSDSYRRRPMILPVVVEV, encoded by the coding sequence TTGAGCCATCCGCATCCGGAACTCGGTCCGCCGCCGAAGCTGCCCAAGGGCGGCCTCAGGGTCACCCCCCTGGGTGGCCTCGGTGAGATCGGCCGAAACATGACCGTCTTCGAGTACGACGGCCGCCTGCTGATCGTCGACTGCGGCGTCCTGTTCCCCGAGGAGGAGCAGCCGGGCATCGACCTGATCCTGCCGGACTTCTCGTCCATCCGGGACCGCCTCGACGACATCGAGGGCATCGTCCTCACGCACGGCCACGAGGACCACATCGGCGCCGTTCCGTACCTCCTGCGGGAGAAGCCGGACATCCCGCTGATCGGCTCCAAGCTGACGCTGGCCCTCATCGAGGCCAAGCTGCAGGAGCACCGCATCCGCCCCTACACCCTCGAGGTGAAGGAGGGGGAGCGCGAGGGCCTCGGCCCCTTCGACTGCGAGTTCATCGCGGTCAACCACTCCATCCCGGACGCGCTGGCCGTCGCGATCCGTACCGGCGCCGGCCTGGTCGTCGCCACCGGCGACTTCAAGATGGACCAGCTCCCGCTGGACAAGCGCCTCACGGACCTGCACGCCTTCGCGCGCCTGAGCGAGGAGGGCATCGACCTCCTGCTGTCCGACTCGACGAACGCCGAGGTCCCGGGCTTCGTCCCGCCGGAGCGCGAGATCTCCACGGTGCTGCGGAACGTCTTCGCCAACGCCCACCACCGGATCATCGTGGCCAGCTTCGCCAGCCACGTGCACCGCATCCAGCAGATCCTCGACGCCGCCCACGAGTACGGCCGCCGGGTCGCCTTCGTCGGCCGCTCGATGGTCCGCAACATGGGCATCGCCCGCGACCTGGGCTACCTCCGCGTCCCGGCCGGTCTCGTCGTGGACGTGAAGACGCTCGACGACCTGCCGGCCGAGGAGGTCGTGCTGGTCTGCACCGGTTCGCAGGGCGAGCCGATGGCCGCGCTGTCCCGTATGGCGAACCGCGACCACCAGATCCGGATCGTCCCCGGCGACACCGTGATCCTGGCGTCGTCCCTGATCCCGGGCAACGAGAACGCGGTCTACCGCGTGATCAACGGCCTGACCCGCTGGGGCGCCAACGTCGTGCACAAGGGCAACGCCAAGGTGCACGTCTCGGGCCACGCCTCGGCCGGCGAGCTGCTGTACTTCTACAACATCTGCAAGCCGCGGAACCTGATGCCGGTCCACGGCGAATGGCGGCACCTGCGGGCCAACGCCGAGCTCGGTGCCATGACGGGCGTCCCCAAGGACCGGATCGTCATCGCCGAGGACGGCGTGGTCGTCGACCTGATCGACGGCAAGGCCCGGATCTCCGGAAAGGTGCAGGCCGGCTACGTCTACGTGGACGGCCTCTCGGTCGGCGACGTCACCGAGTCCTCGCTCAAGGACCGCCGGATCCTCGGCGACGAGGGCATCATCTCGGTCTACGTCGTGGTGGACAGCACCACCGGCAAGGTGGTCAGCGGCCCGAACATCCAGGCCCGCGGGTCCGGTATCGACGACGGGGCCTTCGGTCCGGTCGTCGCGAAGATCGAGGAAGCCATCGCCCGCGCCGCGGCCGACGGCGTCGCCGAGCCGCACCAGATCCAGCAGCTCATCCGCCGCACGATGGGCAAGTGGGTCTCGGACAGCTACCGCCGGCGCCCGATGATCCTCCCGGTCGTCGTCGAGGTCTGA